One region of Mycolicibacterium lutetiense genomic DNA includes:
- a CDS encoding cobyric acid synthase has translation MSGALLVAGTTSDAGKSMVVAGLCRLLARTGVSVAPFKAQNMSNNSAVTVDGGEIGRAQAMQARAAGLAPSTRFNPILLKPGGDRTSQLVVRGQVAGTVAAGDYFTHRDRLATVVADELASLRSEFDVVICEGAGSPAEINLRATDLANMGLARAADLPVIVVGDIDRGGLLAHLHGTVAVLAPEDQALIAGFVVNKFRGDPALLEPALRQLLELTGRPTYGVIPFDDGIWLDTEDSVSVRPGGLVGTPQPPRGAQTLTVAAVRLPRISNSTDIEALACEPGVVVRWVADAADLSGVDLVVIPGSKATVSDLAWLRQRGLAAAILDHAAQGRPVLGVCGGFQMLCRRIDDAVEHGAAGPISVEGLGLLDADIEFAPEKTLRHWEKPLWGYEIHHGQVTRTAADDWLGVGLRCGMVYGTHWHGLLDNDYVRRAWLTEIAAGAGRDGFVVADDIDVQGRRDAQLDLMADLLAAHLDIDAVMGLVRDGPPPRPTMNTALVGPRR, from the coding sequence GTGAGCGGGGCACTGCTGGTCGCCGGCACGACCTCCGATGCCGGCAAGTCGATGGTCGTGGCGGGTCTGTGCCGGTTGCTGGCCCGCACGGGTGTGTCCGTGGCGCCGTTCAAGGCGCAGAACATGTCGAACAACTCGGCCGTGACTGTCGACGGCGGCGAGATCGGCCGCGCTCAGGCCATGCAGGCCAGGGCCGCAGGGCTGGCGCCCAGCACCCGATTCAATCCCATCCTGCTCAAGCCGGGTGGGGACCGCACCTCGCAGTTGGTGGTCCGCGGCCAGGTGGCCGGAACCGTGGCCGCGGGCGACTACTTCACCCACCGGGACCGGCTCGCCACGGTCGTCGCCGACGAATTGGCCTCGCTGAGATCCGAATTCGACGTGGTGATCTGTGAAGGGGCCGGGTCACCGGCCGAGATCAACCTGCGCGCCACCGACCTGGCCAACATGGGGCTGGCCCGCGCGGCAGACCTGCCGGTCATCGTGGTGGGCGATATCGACCGCGGCGGTCTGCTGGCCCACCTGCACGGCACCGTCGCCGTGCTGGCCCCCGAGGACCAGGCGCTCATCGCGGGATTCGTCGTCAACAAGTTCCGCGGCGACCCGGCCCTCCTCGAGCCCGCACTGCGTCAGCTACTCGAGCTGACGGGTCGCCCAACCTACGGCGTGATCCCGTTCGATGACGGAATCTGGCTCGACACCGAGGATTCGGTGTCGGTTCGGCCCGGCGGGCTGGTGGGCACACCGCAACCACCTCGCGGGGCGCAGACGCTCACGGTCGCCGCCGTCAGGCTGCCGCGCATCTCCAACTCGACCGACATCGAGGCCCTGGCCTGCGAACCGGGCGTGGTGGTGCGCTGGGTGGCCGATGCCGCCGACCTGTCGGGCGTCGACCTCGTGGTGATCCCGGGCAGCAAGGCCACCGTCAGCGACCTGGCGTGGCTGCGTCAACGCGGTCTGGCCGCGGCCATTCTCGATCACGCCGCCCAGGGACGGCCTGTGCTCGGGGTGTGCGGTGGGTTCCAGATGTTGTGTCGCCGCATCGATGACGCCGTTGAGCACGGGGCGGCGGGACCGATCTCCGTCGAGGGTCTTGGTCTGCTCGACGCCGACATCGAATTCGCCCCAGAGAAGACCCTGCGGCACTGGGAAAAACCCCTGTGGGGCTACGAGATTCATCATGGGCAGGTGACCCGTACGGCGGCCGATGACTGGCTCGGCGTCGGGCTGCGCTGCGGGATGGTCTACGGCACTCACTGGCACGGCCTGCTCGACAATGACTACGTACGCCGTGCCTGGCTCACCGAGATCGCCGCCGGAGCCGGTCGCGACGGGTTCGTGGTTGCCGATGACATCGACGTGCAGGGCCGGCGGGACGCCCAGTTGGACCTCATGGCCGACCTGTTGGCCGCACATCTCGACATCGACGCTGTGATGGGCCTGGTGCGGGATGGGCCCCCACCGCGACCCACCATGA
- the map gene encoding type I methionyl aminopeptidase: protein MPVRTALRPGVQSPTLPVPKSIPRPEYAWKSTVQEGSEPWVQTPEVIEKMRVAGRIAAAALAEAGKAVAPGVTTDELDRIAHEYMIDHGAYPSTLGYKAFPKSCCTSLNEVICHGIPDSTVIEDGDIVNIDVTAYIDGVHGDTNATFLAGDVSEEHRLLVERTHEATMRAIKAVKPGRALSIVGRVIEAYANRFGYNVVRDFTGHGIGTTFHNGLVVLHYDQPAVETVLEPGMTFTIEPMINLGSLDYEIWGDDWTVVTKDGKWTAQFEHTLVVTEDGAEILTQP from the coding sequence ATGCCAGTTCGTACCGCCTTGCGCCCCGGCGTCCAGTCACCGACCCTGCCGGTCCCCAAGTCGATCCCGCGACCGGAGTACGCGTGGAAGTCGACCGTGCAGGAGGGGAGCGAGCCCTGGGTGCAGACCCCCGAGGTGATCGAGAAGATGCGCGTCGCGGGACGGATCGCGGCGGCTGCCCTGGCCGAGGCCGGCAAGGCCGTGGCGCCCGGCGTCACCACCGATGAGCTGGACCGCATCGCCCACGAGTACATGATCGATCACGGTGCCTATCCCTCGACTCTGGGCTACAAGGCATTTCCCAAATCCTGTTGCACCTCGCTGAACGAGGTGATCTGCCACGGCATCCCGGACTCGACCGTGATCGAGGACGGTGACATCGTCAACATCGACGTAACCGCCTACATCGACGGCGTACACGGCGACACCAATGCCACCTTTCTGGCCGGTGATGTCTCCGAGGAACATCGGCTGCTCGTCGAGCGCACCCACGAAGCGACCATGCGCGCCATCAAGGCGGTCAAACCCGGGCGTGCCCTCTCGATTGTCGGCCGGGTGATCGAGGCCTACGCAAACAGGTTCGGCTACAACGTTGTTCGTGACTTCACCGGGCACGGCATCGGCACGACGTTCCACAACGGGCTGGTGGTGCTGCACTACGATCAGCCTGCCGTCGAGACCGTGCTCGAACCGGGCATGACCTTCACCATCGAACCGATGATCAACCTCGGGTCGCTGGACTACGAGATCTGGGGCGACGACTGGACCGTGGTGACCAAGGACGGCAAGTGGACCGCACAGTTCGAGCACACCCTGGTTGTCACCGAGGACGGCGCCGAGATCCTCACCCAGCCGTGA